The Prinia subflava isolate CZ2003 ecotype Zambia chromosome 18, Cam_Psub_1.2, whole genome shotgun sequence genome has a window encoding:
- the LOC134559961 gene encoding cytochrome c oxidase assembly protein COX18, mitochondrial isoform X1 → MQVTECGALLPPLPFPCPQPPWRPRGGALRRRAGRACAAGDGAGGMWRLARAGARAPAALAAAAGAGPGSGGGLEGWYEWAARSAPVHWAEGGLAALQEATGLPCWAAIAGGAAVLRTAVTLPLAAQQGRLLAKLENLQPEIKELAKHLRYEVSVRGKQLGWSEKVARFHFTKNMRRIVTELYVRDNCHPFKATLLLWVQIPMWVCVSLALRNCSVGALGSAVQEQFSSGGALWFTDLTAPDSTWILPVSLGLVNLLVVEIFASQKKMPVSRFQKLVTNFFRVTSVVMIPIAAAVPSSMALYWLSSSLVGLSHNLLLRSPTFRRLCCIPRTKSDSDTPYRDMMAALATKYSFKRQHH, encoded by the exons ATGCAGGTAACGGAATGCGGTGCTCTCCTGCCCCCCTTGCCCTTCCCGTGCCCTCAGCCGCCATGGCGGCCGCGGGGCGGTGCGCTGCGGCGGCGCGCGGGCCGCGCATGCGCCGCAGGGGACGGAGCCGGCGGCATGTGGCGGCTCGCGCGGGCGGGCGCGCGGGCCCCGGCGGccctggcggcggcggcgggagcggggccgggcagcggcggcggcctCGAGGGCTGGTACGAGTGGGCGGCGCGGTCCGCGCCCGTGCACTGGGCCGAGGGCGGGCTGGCCGCGCTGCAGGAGGCCACcgggctgccctgctgggccgcCATCGCTGGTGGGGCCGCCGTGCTGCGCACCGCCGTCACCCTGCCGCTAGCCGCGCAGCAGGGCCGGCTGCTGGCTAAG CTGGAAAACCTGCAGCCTGAGATTAAGGAACTTGCCAAGCACCTTCGCTATGAAGTTTCAGTGCGTGGAAAGCAGCTGGGCTGGTCTGAAAAGGTGGCCAG GTTCCACTTCACAAAGAATATGCGGAGGATTGTTACAGAGCTGTACGTGCGGGACAACTGCCACCCCTTCAAGgccaccctgctgctgtgggtgcagaTCCCCATGTGGGTGTGCGTGTCCCTGGCTCTGCGCAACTGCAGCGTGGGtgccctgggctcagcag TACAAGAACAGTTTTCCTCAGGAGGAGCACTGTGGTTTACAGACCTCACAGCACCTGATTCCACGTGGATTTTGCCAGTTTCCCTGGGGCTGGTGAATTTACTGGTGGTGGAG ATTTTTGCTTCCCAAAAGAAAATGCCAGTTTCCCGTTTCCAGAAGCTTGTTACGAACTTCTTCCGCGTGACGTCTGTGGTGATGATCCCTATCGCTGCCGCAGTGCCCTCT TCCATGGCACTGTACTGGCTGTCCTCAAGCCTCGTGGGACTCTCCCACAACCTCCTGCTGCGCTCTCCCACCTTCCGCCGGCTGTGCTGCATTCCAAGGACCAAATCCGACTCGGATACTCCTTACAGGGACATGATGGCTGCCTTGGCTACCAAATACAGCTTTAAGAGACAGCACCACTGA
- the LOC134559961 gene encoding cytochrome c oxidase assembly protein COX18, mitochondrial isoform X2 produces the protein MRRIVTELYVRDNCHPFKATLLLWVQIPMWVCVSLALRNCSVGALGSAVQEQFSSGGALWFTDLTAPDSTWILPVSLGLVNLLVVEIFASQKKMPVSRFQKLVTNFFRVTSVVMIPIAAAVPSSMALYWLSSSLVGLSHNLLLRSPTFRRLCCIPRTKSDSDTPYRDMMAALATKYSFKRQHH, from the exons ATGCGGAGGATTGTTACAGAGCTGTACGTGCGGGACAACTGCCACCCCTTCAAGgccaccctgctgctgtgggtgcagaTCCCCATGTGGGTGTGCGTGTCCCTGGCTCTGCGCAACTGCAGCGTGGGtgccctgggctcagcag TACAAGAACAGTTTTCCTCAGGAGGAGCACTGTGGTTTACAGACCTCACAGCACCTGATTCCACGTGGATTTTGCCAGTTTCCCTGGGGCTGGTGAATTTACTGGTGGTGGAG ATTTTTGCTTCCCAAAAGAAAATGCCAGTTTCCCGTTTCCAGAAGCTTGTTACGAACTTCTTCCGCGTGACGTCTGTGGTGATGATCCCTATCGCTGCCGCAGTGCCCTCT TCCATGGCACTGTACTGGCTGTCCTCAAGCCTCGTGGGACTCTCCCACAACCTCCTGCTGCGCTCTCCCACCTTCCGCCGGCTGTGCTGCATTCCAAGGACCAAATCCGACTCGGATACTCCTTACAGGGACATGATGGCTGCCTTGGCTACCAAATACAGCTTTAAGAGACAGCACCACTGA